In the Streptomyces coeruleoprunus genome, CCGGACCAGCAGTTCCTCGTACTCGGTGGTGCGGTGCACCAGGACCGCGCGGGGCGCCAGGCTCACGGCCGCCGCTCCACCGGCGTGGCCGGAGCGCCCTGGAGCCTGGCGAGCAGGCCGGTCAGGACGTCGGGGGAGAGGGTGACGCTGTCGATCCGGGGCAGGTTGTCCGCCACCCGGTGGAGGGCCAGGGCGTGCAGCGTGGCGGGGTCCGCCTCGCCGTGCGCCCGCAGCCAGGCGGCCCTCGCCTCCGCCTTCGCGGTGCCCGTCTCGCGCTCCGCCTCGGCCCGGGCGCGGGCGAGCCGGACGGTGCGGTCCGCCTCGGCGCCGGCCCGTACGGCGTCCGCGGCCGCCTCCTCCTCCGCCTCGCGGCGGGCGTTCGTGCCGCGCTGCTCGACCAACCGCTCCTCACGGCGCGCCAGTTCGATCCGGCTGGCCAGCTCGTTCTCGGCGATGGTGCGCTCGTGCTCCACCGCCACGGCACGCCGCTCGTACGTGGCCCGGTCGGCCTCCTGCTGGATCTGCTCCCGCGCCGGGGTGCGCAGGGCGCGTTCCACCTCCGGCTCGGGCCGTACGGCGACCACGCGGACGGCCACGACCTCGATTCCCGTGTCCGGCAGCCTCGGTTCGGCCGCCAGCCCCTCGGCGATCTGCCCCCGCACGGCCGCCACACCGCTCACCAGCGCCACGGACAGCGGGGTGCGGGCCAGTACGTCGAGCGCGTGCTGCTGGGCGATCTCGGTGAGCAGCGTGGAGATCTGCTCCAGCGGCGCGCCGCGCCAGACGCCGGTGTCGGGGTCGATGGAGAAGTCGAGCCGTGCGGCGGCCGTCCGCGGCTCGCTGATCCGGTAGGTGACCGTGGCCTGCACGGTGACGTCCTGGAAGTCGGAGGTCCGGGCGTGGAACGTCATCGCCAGTTCCCGGTCGTCGACCGGCACTTCCGACAGCGCGGCGCTCAGCGCCCGGTACCAGAAGCTGATGCCCGCGCCCTCGTGCGCCGGCCGCCCGCGCCGGAGGTGGCGGATGTGGGCGGTGGGCGCGGAGCGCAGGTGACGCCATCCGAGACGCCTGCTGACATCGGCCATGGTCGGCCCCCTCACTGATTGTCGTCAGTGAGACGATAATGATCCCCGTCGCTTCGTGTCAAGGTGACGAAAACCGGGGGCTCCACCACGGGTCCGTCCCCGGGCTGTCACCGTCGTGTCACGGCGGGAGGGATGAGTGAACCCCTGGCCGAAAAGCACTGTCTGGTGCGGTGAGAGCCGGCAGGGGGCCGGCACCAGAGCACTCGCATCGGGGGGCTTCATGTACGGGAACGGGATCCGCAGAACGGTGATGACGGTCGTGGCGGCGGCGTCGGCCGCGCTGCTCACGACGGCCTGTCAGCCGACCGGCGGCGACGGGGTGGTCGACCCGTCGTCCCCGGCGGCGCCGAGCGCGTCGTCGCCCACGCCGGGCGGCGGCGCCGGCACCACCGCGCCGGAACCCGCCGCCAGCCCGTCCGCACCGGGGGAGGGCGTGGCGCCCGGCGAGCCGGACCCCGGCTCCGGCGCGACCGACGCCGCCGCGCCCCGATGCGCCCCGAGCGCCCTCCGGGCGACCGTGCGCCAGGCCGACGACCGGCCCGCGGGGACGGGGATCGGCGCCATGGTCGCCCAGTTCGAGAACGTCTCGGGCGCTCCATGCGTCGTCCAGGGCCACCCCACCGTGGCCGGCGCGGGCAACGGCTCGCCCGAGCGCAACGCGCCCATGGTGGTGACCCGCACGGGCACCGCCTCCCCGGTGCCGCTCGCCCCCGGCGGCAAGGCCTGGCTCAAGATGACGTTCGTCCAGGTGCAGGGCGAGGCCGACGGCTACTGCGTGTCGGGCTCCGAGCCCATCACGTACCCGACCGTCGTGATCGGCCTGCCCGGCTCGGGCCACCACCAGGTCGCTCCCGAGGACGTATCGATCGCCCTGTGCGACAACAAGGTGACGGTCACGCCCGTCTCGGCGACCCCGCTCTCCTGACGCTTCGTCGACTGATGCCGCCGCCCCCGCGCCGGGGGCGGCGTCGAATTCTCGGGTCCGCCGAGCCCTGTCCCCAGTGTTGACGGGCTCTCCCCGCCCCTAGAGACGCAGTTCATCACCCTGGAGTCGATGACCAGCGGCAACTACACCGTCGTGTGGCCCGGCTGTCCCGGCTGCCGGCCACCACCCTGCAGCGCATGTGGGGCATCTTCTCCAGCCGGGAGTTCGGCGGCATCGTCGAGGCGATCTGCGACCTGTACGCGGTGACCCGCAAGCCCGAACGCCTCGCGCCGGCCCGCCTCTTCGACCTCGACCGGCTCATCGACGCCTGCGTCGCCGGCGACGACATCCTCGACGGCCCGCACGCCGACCAGCACATCCCCATCTTCACCGGACTCGTCCGGCTGTACGACGAGACGGGGGAGGACCGCTACCTCACCGCGGCCCGGAACTTCTGGCGCATGGTCGTCCCGAACCGCATGTACGGCATCGGCGGCACCAGCACACAGGAGTTCGTCAACGGCAGGCCCGTTCCCGGCACCGCCACGCCCGGCAGCTACTTCACCGTGTCCCGGACCTGGCACGACGGCGACACCGTGCGCGTCTCCCTCGGCCCGGTCAACCTGGTGGCGCGCGACCCGCGCAGGGACCTGCACCTCGGGCTCCACCGCAACGCCGCCCTGTCCGGGGACCTGCTGCCCAGCCTCGAACCCGTCCCGCGCGAACCGCTCCACTTCCGGCTCGACGGCGTCGAGTTCGCTCCCTTCTTCGAGGGCACCGAGGACCCCCGCCTACTCCGCCGCGCCGAACCCCGCGTCCTCCTCGGAACGCTGGACTCCGGCGTGACCGATCCGGCCCGCGCCGACGGAACGACCTTCCTCGACGCCATCTGGGCCGCGGCCCCCTTCCCTGACGAGTCCGCCCTCGTCACCCATGTCCGGTCCACGGTGACGTCCTGGACGGCCGCAGGATCGTCAGCACGGCGAAGGCCGCGTCGTACGCACGCTGAGGTGGCCCGCGGCCGCCGGGGCCACCTCACCGGACCGCCTCGGCCTCCGCATGCCGACGCGGTGCGGCCCGCCTATAGTGAAATCGACGGAGCCCTTCCTGTCGTGCTCCCGGAGTCGGCCATGGCCAGCAAGGCAATGCTCCCCATCGTCTACGTCAGGGGATTCGCGGGCGACACCTCGGGGATCAACAAGGTCGTCACGGACCCCTTCTACGGATTCAACGAAGGATCCACACACGTCCGCGTGGGGAAAGACGAGAAACCCAGTTTCCACCAGTTCGAAAGCCCGCTCCTCCGCCTGCATCTGGACGAGGGCTACCACATCCTGGTCAAGGGCGGTCAGGAAGCCTATCTGGAGACCCACGACGACATTCCGCCGAACAGCATGTGGGTCCACCGGTTCTACGACGTGTCCGCCAGCTCCTGGGGCGAGAAGCCCCGTGAATTCCGGCTGGAGGACGCCGCCGTCGATCTGCTGCGGCTGATCGAGACGCTGAAGCGGAAGACCGGCGCACCCCGCGTCCACCTCGTCGCCCACTCCATGGGCGGGCTCGTCTGCCGCTGCCTGCTCCAGAAGGTCCTGCCCGACCGGCACATGGACCCGCTGGACTACGTCGACAAGCTCTTCACGTACGGCACCCCGCACGGCGGCATCAGGTTCGACGTGGGCTTCGGCCTCCTGGAACGGCTGCGTGACGCGACCGGCATCCACGGCGCCGACATCTTCGGCCCGCGCAGGATGTACGAATACCTGACCCCCGACGCGGACCGCACCGAGGACGGCCCGCCGCCCGGCTGGGACGCCCGCGTCATGCCCGACCACGAGGGCGCCTTCCCGCCGCACCGCGTGTTCTGCCTCGTCGGTACCAACCCGGCCGACTACGACGTCGCGTGGGGCCTATCGTCCGCCGCGGTCGGCGCACGCAGCGACGGCCTCGTGCAGATCGAACAGGCCACGGTGCCCGGTGCGTACGAGGCGTACGTCTACCGCAGCCACAGCGGGCGGTACGGACTGGTCAACTCCGAGGAGGGCTACCAGAACCTGCGGCGCTTCCTCTTCGGCGACCTCGGCATCGAAGCCGCGCTGATCGACTACCGGCTGCCCCCCGACGAGGGGGTCACGTGGCAGGCCGAGGTGGTGCTGGCCATCCGGGGCCTGGCCGCCCTGATGCACCAGCGGCTGACCTCCCAGTGGTGCCCGCTCCTGCTGCCGCCCCCGCACGGCGACGGCACCGTCGGCGACCCCGTGACGCTCACCACCACGTTCCTGCGCACCGACCTGCCACGCCCCGGCGACAGCCCCACCATGCGCTACGCGCTGCACGTACGGATCCTGTCGCTGCGCCAGGGCGGCCGCAGGATCCTCAGCTTCAGCGACCACCTGGAACAGACCGCCGACTTCGACGACATCCTCGTCATCGACGTCGGCACCGCGGCGCCGGGGCCCGGCGTCTGGGCCGCCTGGAACTCCGTCATCCCCGGCGCCATCAAGGACCACGAACCACGCGGCCGGCCCCTGGGCGACGAGGACCCGCGCAGCGGCCTGTGGACCGCGCACGTCCCCCTCCCCGAGACCGCCCACCCGCTCCTCGGCGCCGACGCCAGGATCCGCCTCAGCGTCACGCCGTGGGAGTGACCGCGCCCACCGGCGCACGGCGACCGGGGGGCACCAGGCCCAGCCGGAGGGCGAGATGACCGCCACGGGTCGATCTGCTGGAGCCCGCAGACCGGCGACGCACACGAGGTGCACGGCGACATCCACGTCCACTGCCTCTACTGGAACCCCGGACCAGCGCACACGAGGTGCACGGCGACATCCGCGTCCACTGCCTCTACTGGACACCTCGGACCGGCGCGCACGAGGTGCACGGGGTCATCCGCGACCTGTGGGCCGGCATGGGCTGGGAGCGCGGCTTCCTCGGCTGCCCGACCTACGGCGGACTGCCCCACGGCAACGGCCGCCGCAGCCGCTTCCGGCACGGAGAGGTGACCCGGGACGCGAAGAGGGGTGCGGAGGCACGCCGCGGCGTCCTCTTCGAGGACCACTGACGCGTCAGACGTTCGGCACCTTCAGCTTGTCCCAGCTGGTCTTTCCGGGGATGCCGTCCGCGTCCCGGCCCGAGTAGCCCAGCTTGCGCTGCCACGCCGCGTACGACGCGCGGTCCGCCTCCCCCCACTCGGGGCCCGGGCCCACCTCGTAGCGGCCGCAGCCCACCGCCACCAGCCGCTTGCCCATCGCCGTGATGACCGGGCTGCGCCGGCCCGCCGTGAAGAACGCGGCACCGGGGAACGGCTCGTACGCCGGCGGCTTCGGGGCGGGCGGCTTCGCGGGACCGCCGGGGCCACCGCCCAGGCGCCCCCGGATCCGCTCGCGCATCGAGTCCATCGTGAAGCCCCGCGGGTCGACCTTCCCGGGCTGCCACTCCTTGTGTCCGATCACCGAGCGGTGGGACCAGCCGTGCGCCCGGCAGATCGCGGCCGCGGCCCTCTCGATCGCCTCCAGCTGCGCGGCCGGCCACGGGTCCGCGCCGTCGCCGAGGTTGACGCACTCGAAGCCGTAGAAGTGGCGGTTGCCATCGGTGTTGGCCTCGTTGTCGGCGGGCAGCGTCGCCGCCTCGTCGATCACGGCTCTCAGTACCTCGTCGTCGCCCAGCCCCGCGTGGTTGGCCCGGCCGTTGCCCACGAGGTGCACCGAGCCGTCCTTGGCGATCACCCCGTGGCACAGCGGCCCCGGCAGGCTGGAGTACCCGTCGTAGCAGAGGTCCACGGAGCTCTGAGTGCCGGAGGTCACGGTGTGATGGATCATCACCCCGTGCACGGGGCCCCACGGTCCCTTGTGGTTGCGGTTGTGCGTACGCCAGCTGCGGTGCTCGACGACCTCGAGGCCCTCGTCGCGGAGGGCCTTCAGCAGCTGCGACGCGGTCAGAGGCGTTGCCATGGCGGTGCTCCTTCCAATCGTGCGGCTGGGACCGTCATGCGCGTGCGCCTGTGGCTTCTGAAGCCCGAGTGTCTGTGGGGAGTCTGGTTCTCCTGTCGATGAACGGTCAAGGTGCCCTTTCGGTCAACGCCTTCCGCCCCTGGAGGTGAACCGGCCGAACGCCGGCCCCACCGGCGCGTCGCCTCGTATCCCCGGCGGGGAGCGCGGAGCCGCGCGGTGGTCATACTGCGGGCATGAGCGAATCCCCACCGCGGGCGGTCGGTTGGGCGCGCGGAACCGCCGAAGCGGCGGCGGCGCCCCCGGGCACCGCCGGCTACGGCGAAGCCGCGGCCCGGCTCGCCGAGCAGTACGAGAGCGTGTCCTTCGAGGAGGTGCACCGGGAGGCGCTGCACCTGTTCCCCGCGCAGCCCTGCGCGGTCCTGGACATCGGCGCGGGCAGCGGCCGGGACGCCGCCGCGCTGGCCGGGCGTGGACACCGGGTCGCCGCCGTCGAACCGACGCCGCAGCTACGGGAGTTGGGGCGACGCCTCCATGCGGGCCGCGACATCGAGTGGATCGACGACGCGCTCCCGCGGCTGAGCGGCCTCCACGCCCATGGGCGGCGCTTCGACCTGATCCTCCTGACGGCCGTCTGGATGCACCTCGACGAGGCCGAGCGGCGGACCGCGATGCCCCGCGTGGCCGCCCTCCTGCGCCCCGGGGGCCGCTTGATGCTCAGCCTGCGGCACGGCCCCGTGCCGGCGGGGCGGCGCATGTTCGACGTACCGGCGGAGGAGGCCGTGTGCCTCGCTGCGGGGCAGGGCCTGCGTGTGGTGCACGAGAGCCGGCGCGGCGACCTGCACGGCCGGGAGGACGTGTGGTGGAGCCGGCTCGTGCTGGAGGGCGGCACGGAGGAAGGGCGCCGCGCGGCCGGGGGCTCGCCGGAAGCGTGACGCCGGGGCGGCCCAGGAGTGGGCCGCCCCGGCGTGCGAGGGCGTGTCAGTACGCGCCGAACACGTTGTCGATCGAGCCGTAGCGCGCCGCGGCGTAGTTGCAGGCGGCGGTGATGTTGGCGACCGGGTCGAACGGGTCCATCGACGTGCCGGGCACGTGGTAGGCCTGGAACGTCGGGTCGATCACCTGGAGGAGGCCCTTGGAAGGGGTGCCGGCCAGGGCGTTGGAGTCCCAGTTGTTCACGGCGAACCGGTTGCCCGACGACTCGCGCATGATGTTGCGGTGAATTCCCTCATAGCTGCCGGGAATTCCGCGCTCGGCCATGACGGCGAGCGATTCCCTGATCCAGCCGTCCAGATTGTCCGCGTACTGGGGAGCCTGCGGGGCCTGCGGAACGGCGACCGCGGCCGTCTTGCCGAGCGACGGGGCCGGGGATCCGACCGTCAGTCGCAGACCCGGGCGAATCAGCGACGGGTCCTCGCCGATGGCGTTCTTGTTGTCCCGGTACAGCTTCTTCCAGCCGCCGCTCAGGGAGTGCTCACGGGCGATGGAGGACAGCGAATCGCCCTTGGCGACGGTGTATTTCACCGGAGCGGCCGCAGTCGCGGCCCGCACGACCGACGTGACCTTTTCGGTGGTGAAGGCAGGTGCCTGGGCCGGGGTGGCCGCGCTGGCGACCGAACCGGTCAGCGGAAGGGCGATGGCCGCGCCTCCCGTGCTTGCGATGGCGAATCCCCGAGTGATCCGGCTGTTCCTGGGACGGCGGTGCTTACCCTTTGCAGGCATGACAGATTCCTCTCCGGCGCCTGCGAGGTGAGCTGTCGGGTTCGGACGGGAGATGTCCGGCCGCAGGGCACGGGCCACTGCGACTTCACCCCGAGCCGTTCCGGGTCGTACCGGACCGGCGGCTTACCTGGTTCCCCCGCTCCTGCCGGGCGTGAGTGGGTGCGAAATCCGGAGGCGGCAGGATTCGGCGGTCCCTCCGGATTGACCGTGACCGTAGACGAGAGCGGGCGCGCGGAACAAGGCCCGAATTCACAGGCCGGGCCCCGCGGGTCGAGCCGATCAAGGAATCCCGTGGAGTCGCGTGCGCGCGGAGCGCTGCACTTTCCTTGGCAGAAAAGAGAATCGCGCCACCGGAAGATCGCATTCTTTCCGGCGGGCGCGTGACTCAGATCACGGAGCGCCGTCCAACTCGTCCACGGGGGCGAAATGTTGGCGAAGTTCCCTTGGGTGGCGATGTCCGTGACTTCATGGCAAATCGGTCATAAGTGGGAATGTCGGATAGGGGGAGAGGGGTGTGTCGTCGGCGCCTCACCAGGCGTCCTCGTCGAGGTTCTCGAAGTCGTCGAACAACGGCATCACCGGTGTCGGCGCCCCGCCCCTGAGGGACTGCTCCGTCCACATCACCTTGCCGCTCGGCGTGTAGCGCGTACCCCACCGCCCGGCGAACTGCGAGACCAGGAACAGACCGCGTCCGCCCTCGTCCGTCGTCGCCGCCCGCCGCAGGTGCGGAGAGGTACTGCTGCCGTCGGACACCTCGCAGATCAGACTGCGGTCGCGCAGCATCCGCACATGGATCGGCTCCGAGCCGTACCGGATCGCGTTCGTGATCAGCTCGCTCAGCATCAGCTCCGTGGTGAAGCCGATCTCCTCCAGCCCCCAGCGCTCCAGCTGGCGGCCGCACGCGGCGCGGATGGGCGCGACCGCCGCCGGGTCGCGCGGCACGTCCCAGTCGGCGACCCGGTCCGACGGCAGCAGCCGTGTACGCGCCACCAGCAGCGCGATGTCGTCACTGCGGTGCGGGGGCAGCATCGCGTCGAACACGGCCCGGCACGTCTCCTCCGGGCTCCGGTCCCCGCCCTCCGCGAGCGTGCTCCGCAGCAGCCGCAGACCGCTGTCGACGTCCCGCTCCCGGCTCTCGATCAGACCGTCCGTGTACAGCACGAGCCGGCTGCCCTCCGGCAGCTGCACCTCGGCCGTCTCGAACGGCTGGCCGCCCACCCCCAACGGCGGCAGCACCGGCACCTCCGGGAAGTCCACCGTGCCGTCCGGCAGCACCACGGCCGGCGCGAAGTGGCCCGCCGTCGCCATGCAGCACCGCCCCGACGCCGGGTCGTAGATCGCGTACAGGCAGGTCGCGCCCGCGATGGCCGCGCCGCTCTCGCCGGCCTCCTCCTCGTCGATCCGCGAGATCAGCTCGTCGAGGTGGCCCAGCAGCTCGTCCGGCGGCAGATCCAGCGCCGAGAAGTTGTGCACCGCGGTCCGCAGCCGGCCCATGGTCGCCGCCGCGTGCAGCCCGTGCCCCACCACGTCCCCCACCACCAGCGCGACCCGCGCCCCGGGCAGCGGGATCACGTCGAACCAGTCGCCGCCCACCCCGGCCTGCGCCGGCAGATACCGGTGCGCCACCTCCAGCGCGTCCTGCTCCGGCAGCACCCGCGGGAGCAGGCTGCGCTGCAGGGTCACGGCCATGGCGTGCTCGCGCGTGAAGCGCCGGGCGTTGTCGATGGCGACCGCCGCCCGGGCCGCCAGCTCCTCCGCGAACGCCAGGTCCTCCTCCTCGAACCGTGCCGAGTCCGCCACCCGCCAGAAGTTGGCCATGCCGACGATCGTCCCGCGCGCCTGGAGCGGCGCCGTGATCAGCGAGTGGACCCCGTACGCCAGCGCCACGTCCGCGCCCTCCGGGTCCTGGGCGCGCCAGCCGTGGGCCACGGTCAGGTCCGCCTCCAGGACGGCACGGCCGCCCTCCAGTGCTGCCGCCATCGGCGTCGTCGCCACGTCGAACCTGATCAGGTCGCCCGCCGGCTGGAGCGGATGGTCCGCGCGCACCCCGCTGACGGCGGCGCGCCGCATCTCGGTGTGCGCCCCGGACGGCTCGTCGCCGCGGAGCACGGGGTCCAGCAGCTCCACCGTGACGAAGTCGGCGAACCGGGGGACCGCCACCTCCGACAGCTCCTCCGCGGTCCGCGTCACGTCCAGCGTGGTGCCGATCCGCACCCCCGCGTCGTACAGCAGCTTCAGCCGCTCCCTGGCCACCTCGGCCACCCCCGACAGGGCCCGCAGCTCCGTCGTGTCGCGGAGCGTGGCGACCGTGCCCGACGGGCCGCCGTACGGATCGGTCGGCCGGGTGTTGACCGCCAGGAGCCGGTCGCCCGCCAGGTGCACCTCGTCGGTCACCGCCCGCCCGGACGCCAGCAGCCCGGCCGTGTCCTCGTCCAGGCCCAGCTCCGTGACGTGCCGGCCCTCCGCGTCGGCCGGCAGCTCCAGCAGCCTGCGCGCCTCGTCGTTGGCCAGGGTCAGCCGGCCGTCCTCCCCGATGATCAACACGCCCTCCCGTACGGCGTGCAGGACGGCGTCGTGGTGTTCGTACATCCGGGTCATCTCGGCCGGCCCCAGGCCGTGCGTCTGCCGCCGCAGACGCCGGCTGACCAGCGCCGAGCTGCCCGTCGCCAGGATCAGCGCGGCGCCGCCCGCCCCCAGCAGCACCGGCAGCTGACGGTCGACGGTCGCCCCGACGCTCTCGATGGTCACGCCCGCCCCGACGAGGCCCAGGACCGTCCCCTCGTCGTCCTTCACCGGCACGATCGCCCGGGCGGCGTCGTTCGGGTCGCCCTCGAAGATCTCCGCGAACGTGTCCCC is a window encoding:
- a CDS encoding SPFH domain-containing protein gives rise to the protein MADVSRRLGWRHLRSAPTAHIRHLRRGRPAHEGAGISFWYRALSAALSEVPVDDRELAMTFHARTSDFQDVTVQATVTYRISEPRTAAARLDFSIDPDTGVWRGAPLEQISTLLTEIAQQHALDVLARTPLSVALVSGVAAVRGQIAEGLAAEPRLPDTGIEVVAVRVVAVRPEPEVERALRTPAREQIQQEADRATYERRAVAVEHERTIAENELASRIELARREERLVEQRGTNARREAEEEAAADAVRAGAEADRTVRLARARAEAERETGTAKAEARAAWLRAHGEADPATLHALALHRVADNLPRIDSVTLSPDVLTGLLARLQGAPATPVERRP
- a CDS encoding DUF4232 domain-containing protein; translation: MYGNGIRRTVMTVVAAASAALLTTACQPTGGDGVVDPSSPAAPSASSPTPGGGAGTTAPEPAASPSAPGEGVAPGEPDPGSGATDAAAPRCAPSALRATVRQADDRPAGTGIGAMVAQFENVSGAPCVVQGHPTVAGAGNGSPERNAPMVVTRTGTASPVPLAPGGKAWLKMTFVQVQGEADGYCVSGSEPITYPTVVIGLPGSGHHQVAPEDVSIALCDNKVTVTPVSATPLS
- a CDS encoding alpha/beta fold hydrolase, with protein sequence MARLSRLPATTLQRMWGIFSSREFGGIVEAICDLYAVTRKPERLAPARLFDLDRLIDACVAGDDILDGPHADQHIPIFTGLVRLYDETGEDRYLTAARNFWRMVVPNRMYGIGGTSTQEFVNGRPVPGTATPGSYFTVSRTWHDGDTVRVSLGPVNLVARDPRRDLHLGLHRNAALSGDLLPSLEPVPREPLHFRLDGVEFAPFFEGTEDPRLLRRAEPRVLLGTLDSGVTDPARADGTTFLDAIWAAAPFPDESALVTHVRSTVTSWTAAGSSARRRPRRTHAEVARGRRGHLTGPPRPPHADAVRPAYSEIDGALPVVLPESAMASKAMLPIVYVRGFAGDTSGINKVVTDPFYGFNEGSTHVRVGKDEKPSFHQFESPLLRLHLDEGYHILVKGGQEAYLETHDDIPPNSMWVHRFYDVSASSWGEKPREFRLEDAAVDLLRLIETLKRKTGAPRVHLVAHSMGGLVCRCLLQKVLPDRHMDPLDYVDKLFTYGTPHGGIRFDVGFGLLERLRDATGIHGADIFGPRRMYEYLTPDADRTEDGPPPGWDARVMPDHEGAFPPHRVFCLVGTNPADYDVAWGLSSAAVGARSDGLVQIEQATVPGAYEAYVYRSHSGRYGLVNSEEGYQNLRRFLFGDLGIEAALIDYRLPPDEGVTWQAEVVLAIRGLAALMHQRLTSQWCPLLLPPPHGDGTVGDPVTLTTTFLRTDLPRPGDSPTMRYALHVRILSLRQGGRRILSFSDHLEQTADFDDILVIDVGTAAPGPGVWAAWNSVIPGAIKDHEPRGRPLGDEDPRSGLWTAHVPLPETAHPLLGADARIRLSVTPWE
- a CDS encoding peptidoglycan-binding protein, encoding MATPLTASQLLKALRDEGLEVVEHRSWRTHNRNHKGPWGPVHGVMIHHTVTSGTQSSVDLCYDGYSSLPGPLCHGVIAKDGSVHLVGNGRANHAGLGDDEVLRAVIDEAATLPADNEANTDGNRHFYGFECVNLGDGADPWPAAQLEAIERAAAAICRAHGWSHRSVIGHKEWQPGKVDPRGFTMDSMRERIRGRLGGGPGGPAKPPAPKPPAYEPFPGAAFFTAGRRSPVITAMGKRLVAVGCGRYEVGPGPEWGEADRASYAAWQRKLGYSGRDADGIPGKTSWDKLKVPNV
- a CDS encoding class I SAM-dependent methyltransferase, which codes for MSESPPRAVGWARGTAEAAAAPPGTAGYGEAAARLAEQYESVSFEEVHREALHLFPAQPCAVLDIGAGSGRDAAALAGRGHRVAAVEPTPQLRELGRRLHAGRDIEWIDDALPRLSGLHAHGRRFDLILLTAVWMHLDEAERRTAMPRVAALLRPGGRLMLSLRHGPVPAGRRMFDVPAEEAVCLAAGQGLRVVHESRRGDLHGREDVWWSRLVLEGGTEEGRRAAGGSPEA
- a CDS encoding LysM peptidoglycan-binding domain-containing protein → MPAKGKHRRPRNSRITRGFAIASTGGAAIALPLTGSVASAATPAQAPAFTTEKVTSVVRAATAAAPVKYTVAKGDSLSSIAREHSLSGGWKKLYRDNKNAIGEDPSLIRPGLRLTVGSPAPSLGKTAAVAVPQAPQAPQYADNLDGWIRESLAVMAERGIPGSYEGIHRNIMRESSGNRFAVNNWDSNALAGTPSKGLLQVIDPTFQAYHVPGTSMDPFDPVANITAACNYAAARYGSIDNVFGAY
- a CDS encoding SpoIIE family protein phosphatase, with product MKGRPGRFRRGSGRSSAGPSRPRDRDGSPPRARGRAEARARRGSWSRIRSGARDGARQRARRGLLGVRSAAGQVLFLQILVAVLLISAAVVALAVQARYDSERDALNRSLTAAEAFADAPGTRSALVSATPTLAFQGPVEEAREGSGVDFIVVMEPDGTRIADSDPALIGLRAEGVERAAAGDTFAEIFEGDPNDAARAIVPVKDDEGTVLGLVGAGVTIESVGATVDRQLPVLLGAGGAALILATGSSALVSRRLRRQTHGLGPAEMTRMYEHHDAVLHAVREGVLIIGEDGRLTLANDEARRLLELPADAEGRHVTELGLDEDTAGLLASGRAVTDEVHLAGDRLLAVNTRPTDPYGGPSGTVATLRDTTELRALSGVAEVARERLKLLYDAGVRIGTTLDVTRTAEELSEVAVPRFADFVTVELLDPVLRGDEPSGAHTEMRRAAVSGVRADHPLQPAGDLIRFDVATTPMAAALEGGRAVLEADLTVAHGWRAQDPEGADVALAYGVHSLITAPLQARGTIVGMANFWRVADSARFEEEDLAFAEELAARAAVAIDNARRFTREHAMAVTLQRSLLPRVLPEQDALEVAHRYLPAQAGVGGDWFDVIPLPGARVALVVGDVVGHGLHAAATMGRLRTAVHNFSALDLPPDELLGHLDELISRIDEEEAGESGAAIAGATCLYAIYDPASGRCCMATAGHFAPAVVLPDGTVDFPEVPVLPPLGVGGQPFETAEVQLPEGSRLVLYTDGLIESRERDVDSGLRLLRSTLAEGGDRSPEETCRAVFDAMLPPHRSDDIALLVARTRLLPSDRVADWDVPRDPAAVAPIRAACGRQLERWGLEEIGFTTELMLSELITNAIRYGSEPIHVRMLRDRSLICEVSDGSSTSPHLRRAATTDEGGRGLFLVSQFAGRWGTRYTPSGKVMWTEQSLRGGAPTPVMPLFDDFENLDEDAW